The Micromonospora sp. Llam0 genome includes a window with the following:
- the cbiE gene encoding precorrin-6y C5,15-methyltransferase (decarboxylating) subunit CbiE — MPPRPGPAVVTVVGIGADGWDGLSGAGRSALRAATALLGSRRQIELIPPPERPATTGTWPTPLLAHLPRLLDEHRGQHLAVLASGDPMHYGIGGTLVRLLDPDRVRAVPHPSVVSLACARLGWPVEEVDVVSAVGRPVQLLHPLVHPGRRLLVLSAGMTTPGEVAGLLTARGYGPSPLTVLEQLGGAREQLRTATAQDWGGLDVDPLNVVAVDCRAEPGTAPLPRVPGLPDDVYEHDGQLTKREIRAVTLARLGPLPGQLLWDIGAGSGSIAIEWSRAHPQCRAVAVEHDLRRAERIAANAATLGVPGITVVAAAAPQALVGLDPPDAIFVGGGVTTSGLLDAAWSALRPGGRLVVNAVTVESEVLLADWYARHGGDLTRIAISRAAPVGGFTGWRPAMPVTQWVVERR, encoded by the coding sequence ATGCCCCCCAGACCCGGACCGGCTGTGGTCACCGTCGTCGGTATCGGCGCCGATGGATGGGACGGGCTGTCCGGCGCCGGCCGGTCGGCGCTGCGCGCGGCGACCGCGCTGCTGGGCAGCCGCCGGCAGATCGAGCTGATCCCACCGCCCGAACGGCCGGCGACGACCGGCACCTGGCCCACCCCGCTGCTCGCCCACCTGCCCCGACTGCTCGACGAACACCGCGGGCAGCACCTCGCGGTGCTGGCCAGTGGCGATCCGATGCACTACGGCATCGGCGGCACCCTGGTCCGGCTGCTCGACCCCGACCGGGTACGGGCCGTGCCCCACCCGTCGGTGGTCTCGTTGGCCTGCGCCCGGCTCGGCTGGCCGGTCGAGGAGGTCGACGTGGTCAGCGCCGTCGGCCGCCCGGTACAGCTGCTGCACCCGCTGGTCCACCCCGGGCGCCGGCTGCTGGTGCTCAGCGCCGGTATGACCACCCCGGGTGAGGTGGCCGGCCTGCTCACCGCCCGAGGCTACGGACCCAGCCCGCTGACCGTACTGGAACAACTCGGCGGCGCCCGGGAACAGCTGCGGACGGCCACCGCCCAGGACTGGGGCGGCCTCGACGTCGACCCGCTCAACGTGGTCGCGGTGGACTGCCGGGCCGAGCCTGGCACTGCGCCGCTGCCCCGGGTGCCAGGGCTGCCCGACGACGTCTACGAGCACGACGGTCAGCTGACCAAACGGGAGATCCGGGCAGTCACGCTGGCCCGGCTGGGTCCCCTGCCCGGGCAGCTGCTCTGGGACATCGGGGCCGGATCGGGCAGCATCGCCATCGAGTGGTCCCGCGCCCATCCGCAGTGCCGGGCCGTCGCCGTGGAGCACGACCTGCGGCGGGCTGAACGAATTGCGGCGAACGCGGCGACGCTCGGCGTACCGGGCATCACGGTGGTCGCCGCGGCTGCCCCGCAGGCACTGGTCGGTCTCGACCCTCCGGACGCGATCTTCGTCGGCGGCGGGGTCACCACCAGCGGACTGCTGGACGCCGCCTGGTCGGCGCTGCGGCCCGGCGGCCGGCTGGTGGTCAACGCGGTGACCGTCGAGTCCGAGGTGCTCCTCGCCGACTGGTATGCCCGCCACGGCGGCGACCTGACCCGGATCGCGATCAGTCGGGCAGCGCCGGTCGGCGGCTTCACCGGCTGGCGGCCGGCGATGCCGGTCACCCAGTGGGTGGTGGAACGCCGGTGA
- a CDS encoding cobalt-precorrin-6A reductase → MTGHRTGPGPDGGPRVLVLGGTAQARQLAAALSTDPTARVVTSLAGRVARPRLPHGETRVGGFGGPDGLARWLRDERIGAVVDATHPFANRISTSAITACARTGTPLLVLRRPGWTAGPGDVWHRVPDLTAAAAALPTLGSRAMLTTGRQSLAAFAPLTGVFFLIRTVDPPQPPLPTDRVLLLDRGPYTVDGERALMRTHAIDVLVTKDSGGDETSAKLVAARELGLPVLMVDRAAAPSAPTVSDVESALTWLAELGAAAGAQPG, encoded by the coding sequence ATGACCGGTCACCGGACCGGCCCCGGCCCGGACGGCGGACCCCGGGTGCTCGTTCTCGGCGGCACCGCCCAGGCCCGTCAGCTCGCCGCCGCGCTGTCGACCGACCCGACGGCGCGGGTGGTGACCTCGCTGGCCGGCCGGGTAGCCCGGCCCCGGCTGCCGCACGGCGAGACCCGCGTCGGTGGCTTCGGTGGACCGGACGGGCTGGCCCGCTGGCTACGGGACGAACGCATCGGCGCGGTGGTGGACGCGACCCACCCGTTCGCGAACCGGATCTCCACCTCGGCAATCACCGCCTGCGCCCGGACCGGCACACCGCTGCTGGTGCTGCGCCGGCCGGGCTGGACGGCCGGGCCGGGCGACGTCTGGCACCGGGTACCGGACCTGACCGCTGCCGCCGCAGCGCTGCCCACACTGGGCAGCCGGGCGATGCTGACCACCGGCCGGCAGAGCCTGGCCGCATTCGCGCCGCTGACCGGCGTCTTCTTCCTGATCCGGACGGTGGACCCGCCGCAGCCGCCGCTGCCCACCGACCGGGTACTGCTGCTCGACCGTGGGCCGTACACCGTGGACGGCGAGCGGGCGCTGATGCGTACGCACGCCATCGACGTGCTGGTGACCAAGGACAGCGGCGGCGACGAGACGTCCGCCAAACTGGTCGCCGCCCGCGAGCTCGGCCTGCCGGTGCTGATGGTCGACCGGGCCGCCGCGCCGTCCGCGCCGACGGTCAGCGACGTCGAGTCCGCCCTGACCTGGCTGGCCGAACTCGGCGCGGCGGCGGGTGCTCAGCCCGGGTAG
- a CDS encoding precorrin-3B synthase, producing the protein MPALPSSPARGAPDACPGALQLHPAADGLLARIRCPGGLLTAVQLRLLAAVARDHGDGHLELTSRANVQVRAVAAAATGPLAARLRAAGLLPSTTHERVRNILGSALADIDTPAAWDVGAQVRALDAAICAEPDLARLSGRFLFAVDDGRGDTVASRADVGLLPGPDDDVAVLLAGSDHGLRSRPADAVRAAVAAARAFLDDPDAAAGSAWRLDDLTPAALDRVVTRAGAAPGVRRTARRWQPPTPAGGPAVPVGVRHRPDGGFALVVAVPLGRLTVDQVDLLAAASPQLRITPWRGMVLPRVTDPAGWADRFTCAGLVTDPGSPWLGVTACAGLPGCARSRADVRADAAATHAGRPAPTGDVPAPGRRHRLPVHWIGCERGCGTPAGPVVRVTATGDGYQIDVPDRTSVHLPTGAALGAAVQTAREEP; encoded by the coding sequence GTGCCCGCCTTGCCATCGTCGCCCGCCCGGGGCGCACCCGATGCCTGCCCCGGCGCCCTGCAACTGCACCCGGCCGCCGACGGCCTGCTGGCCCGGATCCGCTGCCCCGGAGGGCTGCTCACCGCCGTCCAGCTCCGGCTGCTGGCCGCCGTCGCCCGTGACCATGGTGATGGACATCTCGAACTGACCAGCCGGGCAAACGTCCAGGTGCGCGCGGTCGCGGCCGCCGCCACCGGACCGCTCGCCGCCCGGCTGCGCGCCGCCGGGCTGCTGCCGTCTACCACGCACGAACGGGTCCGCAACATCCTCGGCTCCGCCCTCGCCGACATCGACACCCCGGCGGCCTGGGACGTCGGGGCGCAGGTCCGCGCCCTCGACGCGGCGATCTGCGCGGAGCCGGACCTGGCCCGGCTCTCCGGGCGGTTCCTCTTCGCCGTCGACGACGGCCGAGGCGACACTGTCGCGTCCCGAGCCGACGTCGGTCTACTGCCCGGTCCGGACGACGACGTGGCCGTGCTGCTCGCCGGTAGCGACCACGGGCTGCGGTCTCGGCCCGCCGACGCGGTACGGGCCGCGGTCGCCGCCGCCCGTGCCTTCCTGGACGATCCGGACGCGGCGGCCGGCAGCGCGTGGCGCCTCGATGACCTGACTCCGGCAGCGCTGGACCGCGTCGTGACCCGGGCCGGCGCCGCACCCGGGGTACGGCGTACCGCGCGGCGGTGGCAACCACCGACGCCGGCCGGCGGCCCCGCCGTGCCGGTCGGGGTGCGGCACCGACCCGACGGCGGCTTCGCCCTCGTCGTGGCGGTCCCGTTGGGACGGTTGACAGTCGACCAGGTCGACCTGCTCGCGGCCGCGTCGCCGCAGCTGCGGATCACGCCGTGGCGGGGGATGGTGCTGCCCCGGGTGACCGACCCCGCCGGTTGGGCGGACCGGTTCACCTGCGCCGGGCTGGTTACCGACCCCGGCTCGCCGTGGCTCGGAGTGACCGCCTGCGCGGGGCTGCCGGGCTGTGCCCGGTCGCGGGCCGACGTGCGCGCCGACGCGGCAGCGACGCACGCCGGGCGGCCGGCCCCGACCGGCGATGTGCCAGCACCGGGGCGCCGTCACCGCCTGCCGGTGCACTGGATCGGCTGTGAGCGTGGCTGCGGCACCCCGGCCGGGCCGGTGGTCCGGGTGACCGCCACCGGTGACGGGTACCAGATCGACGTCCCCGACCGGACCAGCGTCCACCTCCCGACCGGGGCCGCTCTCGGCGCGGCCGTCCAGACCGCACGTGAGGAGCCATGA
- a CDS encoding pyridoxamine 5'-phosphate oxidase family protein, protein MTTSAAAPETSDALRDFWRERHLCTLTTLRPDASPHVVPVGVTFDPDSGVARVITSGRSRKAAHVRAAGVTGAPVAVCQVDGKRWSTLEGLARLHDDPPTVRDAEQRYALRYRVPRPNPDRVVLVITVTRRLGNV, encoded by the coding sequence GTGACGACATCTGCTGCCGCGCCGGAGACCAGCGACGCGCTGCGCGACTTCTGGCGCGAACGGCACCTGTGCACGCTGACCACGCTGCGTCCGGACGCAAGCCCGCACGTGGTTCCAGTCGGAGTAACCTTCGACCCAGACAGCGGCGTGGCCCGGGTGATCACCTCCGGCCGGTCCCGCAAGGCCGCACACGTCCGGGCCGCCGGCGTGACCGGGGCCCCGGTGGCCGTCTGCCAGGTCGACGGCAAGCGATGGTCGACGCTGGAAGGCCTGGCCCGGCTCCACGACGATCCGCCGACGGTCCGTGACGCGGAGCAGCGCTACGCCCTGCGCTACCGGGTACCACGCCCCAACCCGGACCGGGTGGTGCTGGTCATCACGGTCACCCGCCGGCTCGGCAACGTCTGA
- the cobM gene encoding precorrin-4 C(11)-methyltransferase has protein sequence MTVRFVGAGPGAADLITIRGREVVATSPVCLYAGSLVPAELLAHCLPGARLVDTARLTLDEIVAEMLAAHAAGLDVARLHSGDPALFSAVAEQIRRLDAAGVPYQIVPGVPAFAAAAAALGRELTVPEVGQTVILTRVSASSTAMPPGEDLATLGASRATLVLHLAVQRIDEVVADLLPHYGPDCPTAVVARASRPDEVLLRGTLADIASQVHTAGVRRTAVIVVGAVLGAAGFPDSHLYSADRRRQ, from the coding sequence GTGACCGTACGATTCGTCGGGGCCGGCCCCGGTGCCGCCGACCTGATCACCATCCGGGGCCGCGAGGTCGTCGCGACCAGCCCGGTCTGCCTGTACGCCGGCAGTCTGGTCCCGGCCGAGCTGCTCGCCCACTGCCTGCCCGGGGCCCGGCTGGTCGACACCGCCCGGCTCACCCTGGACGAGATCGTTGCCGAAATGCTGGCCGCGCACGCCGCCGGACTCGACGTCGCCCGGCTGCACTCCGGCGACCCCGCGCTGTTCAGCGCCGTCGCCGAGCAGATCCGTCGGTTGGACGCCGCCGGGGTGCCGTACCAGATCGTGCCCGGCGTGCCCGCCTTCGCCGCAGCCGCCGCCGCGCTCGGCCGGGAGCTGACCGTGCCGGAGGTCGGCCAGACGGTGATCCTGACCCGGGTGTCGGCCAGCTCCACCGCCATGCCGCCGGGCGAGGACCTGGCCACCCTCGGGGCCAGCCGAGCCACCCTGGTGCTGCACCTGGCCGTACAGCGCATCGACGAGGTGGTGGCCGACCTACTACCGCACTACGGCCCGGACTGCCCGACCGCGGTGGTGGCCCGGGCGAGTCGTCCCGACGAGGTGCTGCTGCGGGGCACGCTGGCCGACATCGCCAGCCAGGTGCACACCGCCGGCGTACGGCGTACCGCGGTGATCGTCGTCGGCGCGGTGCTCGGCGCGGCCGGTTTCCCCGACAGCCATCTGTACAGCGCCGACCGGCGCCGGCAATGA
- a CDS encoding precorrin-8X methylmutase, producing MMGHVRDAAEIYRQSFATIRAETDLSRFTAEQARVAVRMIHSCGMVDLVDDLVFSPQVVAAAQGALRAGAPILCDATMVAAGVTRRRLPADNPVLCTLSDPRVPELADRLGTTRSAAAVELWVDRLDGAVVAVGNAPTALFRLLELVDAGAGRPAAVLGVPVGFIGAAESKQALIDHGGLEHLVVRGRRGGSAMAAAALNAIANDDEGQVGR from the coding sequence ATGATGGGCCATGTCCGCGACGCGGCCGAGATCTACCGGCAGTCGTTCGCCACCATCCGTGCCGAGACCGACCTGAGCCGATTCACCGCCGAGCAGGCCCGGGTCGCGGTGCGGATGATCCACTCCTGCGGGATGGTCGACCTGGTCGACGACCTGGTCTTCTCGCCGCAGGTGGTGGCCGCCGCCCAGGGCGCGTTGCGGGCCGGTGCGCCGATCCTCTGCGACGCCACCATGGTCGCCGCCGGCGTCACCCGGCGCCGGCTGCCGGCCGACAACCCGGTGCTCTGTACCCTGTCCGACCCCCGGGTGCCGGAGCTGGCCGATCGGCTGGGCACCACTCGCAGCGCTGCGGCTGTCGAACTGTGGGTCGACCGCCTCGACGGCGCGGTGGTCGCCGTCGGCAACGCACCGACTGCGCTGTTCCGGCTGTTGGAGCTGGTCGACGCCGGTGCCGGCCGGCCGGCGGCGGTGCTCGGCGTACCGGTCGGTTTCATCGGCGCGGCCGAGTCCAAGCAGGCTTTGATCGACCATGGTGGACTGGAACACCTGGTGGTCCGGGGACGACGCGGCGGCAGCGCGATGGCCGCCGCCGCGCTCAACGCGATCGCCAACGACGACGAGGGACAGGTGGGGCGTTGA
- a CDS encoding precorrin-2 C(20)-methyltransferase produces MNARRGGAGQLYGVGLGPGDPELVTVKAARLITAADVIVHHSARHGRSVARSIAEPYLRAGQIEEALVYPVTTERSSHPGGYRAAMDEFYADCARRLAAHLDAGRTVVVLAEGDPLFYGSYMHLHKRLADRYPTEVVPGVTSMSGAAAALGRPLVEADEVLTVLPGTLSGAELTRRLADTDAAAVLKLGRTFPAVRDALTAAGRLDDAWYVERASTGAERVEPLAGVAPESVPYFSLALLASRRGGTVAASAVETARSGRGEVVVVGLGPAGRDWITPQAQAALAAADDLVGYGPYLDRVPANPRQRRHPSDNQVEAQRAAYALRLAADGARVAVVSSGDPGVFAMATAVLEVAAEPRWKDVPVRVLPGVTAAQAVAARVGAPLGHDYCVLSLSDRLKPWPVIERRLLAAARADLVIAIYNPASRSRTWQLARARDLLLEHRSAHTPVVVGRDVGGPGERVDVVALADLDPVMVDMRTLLIVGSSATQVSHDGATPPVVFTPRHYPG; encoded by the coding sequence TTGAACGCGCGTCGTGGCGGAGCAGGCCAGCTGTACGGTGTCGGCCTCGGCCCGGGTGACCCGGAACTGGTCACCGTGAAGGCGGCCCGGCTGATCACCGCCGCCGACGTGATCGTGCACCACAGCGCCCGGCACGGTCGCAGCGTCGCCCGGTCCATCGCCGAGCCGTACCTACGCGCGGGACAGATCGAGGAGGCGTTGGTCTACCCGGTGACCACCGAGCGCAGCAGCCACCCTGGCGGCTACCGGGCGGCGATGGACGAGTTCTACGCCGACTGCGCGCGCCGGCTCGCCGCCCATCTCGACGCCGGTCGGACCGTGGTCGTGCTCGCCGAGGGCGACCCGCTGTTCTACGGCTCCTACATGCACCTGCACAAGCGGCTGGCCGACCGGTACCCGACCGAGGTGGTGCCCGGCGTCACCTCGATGAGCGGTGCTGCCGCCGCCCTCGGCCGGCCGTTGGTGGAGGCCGACGAGGTGCTCACCGTCCTGCCCGGCACGCTGTCCGGTGCGGAGCTGACCCGACGACTGGCCGACACCGACGCTGCCGCCGTGCTCAAGCTGGGCCGGACCTTCCCGGCGGTACGCGACGCGCTGACCGCCGCCGGCCGGCTCGACGACGCGTGGTACGTCGAACGGGCCAGCACCGGGGCGGAACGTGTCGAGCCGCTGGCCGGCGTCGCCCCGGAGTCCGTGCCGTACTTCTCCCTGGCGTTGCTGGCCAGCCGGCGCGGTGGCACCGTCGCGGCGAGCGCCGTCGAGACTGCCCGGTCCGGCCGGGGAGAGGTGGTGGTGGTCGGCCTCGGACCGGCCGGCCGGGACTGGATCACCCCGCAGGCCCAGGCCGCTCTCGCGGCCGCCGACGACCTGGTCGGGTACGGACCGTACCTGGACCGGGTGCCGGCCAACCCCCGGCAACGTCGGCATCCGTCGGACAACCAGGTCGAGGCGCAGCGGGCCGCGTACGCGCTTCGGCTGGCGGCCGACGGAGCCCGGGTCGCGGTGGTCTCCTCCGGCGATCCCGGGGTGTTCGCGATGGCCACGGCGGTGTTGGAGGTCGCTGCGGAGCCCCGCTGGAAGGACGTGCCGGTCCGGGTGCTGCCCGGCGTGACCGCCGCCCAGGCGGTGGCCGCCCGGGTGGGGGCACCACTCGGGCACGACTATTGCGTGCTGTCGCTGTCGGACCGGCTCAAACCCTGGCCGGTGATCGAGCGGAGGCTGCTCGCCGCCGCCCGCGCCGACCTGGTGATCGCGATCTACAACCCGGCGTCGCGCAGCCGGACCTGGCAGCTGGCCCGGGCCCGGGATCTGCTGCTGGAGCACCGGTCGGCACACACCCCGGTGGTGGTGGGCCGTGACGTCGGCGGCCCCGGTGAACGCGTCGACGTGGTGGCGTTGGCCGATCTGGACCCGGTCATGGTCGACATGCGGACCCTGCTGATCGTCGGTTCGTCGGCGACCCAGGTCAGCCACGACGGTGCCACGCCGCCGGTGGTGTTCACCCCGCGGCACTACCCGGGCTGA